One part of the Desulfurobacterium pacificum genome encodes these proteins:
- a CDS encoding RNA-guided endonuclease InsQ/TnpB family protein — protein MEQVKAEKIRNTLKQTREKRKHQVPRVYQVKLQNLSARDRETLDSLFLEAKWLYNYVIADIENRLTPDVWKLKEVEVKTPEGFEKREIKQLSSQMRQGIVERIRRNLTSLKKAKEKGIKVGKLSFKSEVRSIPLKQYGITYKISKDKNRVKIQGIGKKFRVLGLHQIPEDAELAEAHLIKKPSGYYLHIVCYLPKEKVMREIKEKQVNQPIGIDLGVKHQLTLSNGEKISWYIPETKRLIRLQKSLSRKKKGSRNYWKTKQLIRREWEYINNKRKDVQNKAVSHLKRFSFIAIQDDSIKSWKEGYFGKQIQNTGIGGIIARLRTLATLIPVFFVDRYEPTTQTCSFCGHKQKISLSERTFKCQNCGREIDRDVNSARNILKTVLERLADPLKSALPVDCGEVKPVEWALSLR, from the coding sequence GTGGAACAGGTAAAAGCCGAAAAGATAAGAAACACCTTAAAGCAAACGAGAGAAAAGAGAAAACACCAAGTTCCCCGTGTCTATCAGGTCAAACTTCAAAACCTGTCTGCAAGAGACAGAGAAACGTTAGACAGTTTATTCCTTGAAGCGAAATGGTTATACAACTATGTAATTGCGGACATAGAAAACAGACTAACGCCAGATGTCTGGAAGCTCAAAGAAGTAGAAGTAAAAACGCCAGAAGGATTTGAGAAGCGGGAAATAAAACAGCTATCCTCACAAATGAGACAGGGAATAGTAGAAAGAATAAGAAGAAACCTCACTTCCCTCAAAAAAGCAAAAGAGAAAGGAATTAAGGTAGGAAAGCTCTCATTCAAAAGCGAAGTAAGAAGCATACCATTAAAACAGTATGGAATAACCTATAAAATCTCAAAAGACAAAAACAGAGTAAAAATACAGGGAATAGGAAAGAAGTTCAGAGTATTGGGACTTCACCAGATACCTGAAGATGCAGAACTTGCAGAAGCACACCTTATAAAGAAACCCTCTGGATACTACCTACACATAGTTTGCTACCTGCCGAAAGAAAAGGTTATGAGAGAAATCAAAGAAAAGCAGGTAAACCAACCCATCGGAATAGATTTAGGCGTTAAACACCAGCTAACCCTATCAAACGGAGAGAAAATAAGCTGGTATATACCCGAAACAAAGAGGCTCATAAGACTTCAAAAATCCTTATCCCGAAAGAAGAAAGGAAGCAGGAACTACTGGAAAACAAAACAGCTAATCAGAAGAGAATGGGAATACATCAACAACAAGAGGAAAGACGTTCAGAACAAAGCAGTAAGCCACCTTAAAAGATTCTCATTTATAGCAATTCAGGACGATTCAATCAAAAGCTGGAAAGAGGGGTATTTTGGAAAGCAAATACAGAACACAGGGATAGGAGGAATAATTGCAAGGCTGAGAACCCTTGCGACTCTTATTCCCGTGTTCTTTGTGGATAGATATGAACCTACCACTCAAACCTGTTCTTTCTGCGGGCATAAGCAGAAAATCTCTCTATCAGAGAGGACTTTCAAGTGTCAAAACTGTGGTAGAGAAATAGACAGGGACGTGAACTCTGCAAGGAACATACTCAAAACAGTGTTAGAACGGTTGGCAGACCCGTTAAAGTCTGCCCTACCCGTGGACTGCGGGGAAGTTAAGCCTGTGGAGTGGGCGTTAAGCCTACGATGA
- the rpmB gene encoding 50S ribosomal protein L28 — MARCEICGKTTIFINKVSHSHRVTSKRQKANLQKVRAIVNGEKKRIWVCTKCLKAGKVQKAI, encoded by the coding sequence ATGGCAAGGTGTGAAATATGCGGAAAGACTACGATTTTTATTAACAAGGTGAGCCACTCCCACAGAGTAACGAGCAAAAGACAGAAGGCAAACCTTCAAAAAGTGAGAGCTATCGTTAACGGAGAGAAAAAGAGAATCTGGGTTTGCACCAAGTGTCTTAAAGCCGGAAAGGTTCAAAAGGCTATATAA
- a CDS encoding adenylosuccinate synthase, with protein sequence MSTLAIIGTQWGDEGKGKIVDILSEKADYIVRFQGGNNAGHTVVIDGVKYVLHLLPSGILHEGKKCVLGNGMVIDLEGLLNEIEFVKRVGKEVDGRIFVSERAHLIMPYHKELDAASERLKGNSSIGTTLKGIGPAYRDKAGRVGIRIADLRDEENFKEKLKWNLREKELTLKHVYGYDVSFNFDEIYSHVMRTYEKVESFVCDTVTLLNKAIDRGDNVLFEGAQATLLDIDVGTYPFVTSSNSSSLGISSGAGISPKKVDKIYGIAKAYTTRVGGGPFPTELKDSMGELLRARGHEYGATTGRPRRCGWLDLFALKFSKMVNDLDGLIVTKLDVLDEFSEIKVCVGYEIDGEVMDSFPSTAKELSKVKPIYETLPGWKEKTTHINRYEDLPENARRFIEFIADYLEVEIPMISTGPQRNETIEVCKIW encoded by the coding sequence ATGTCTACACTTGCGATTATAGGAACTCAATGGGGCGATGAAGGAAAGGGAAAGATAGTTGATATTCTGTCTGAAAAGGCAGATTACATCGTTCGTTTTCAGGGCGGAAACAACGCAGGACATACGGTTGTTATAGATGGTGTTAAATACGTTCTTCACCTTCTTCCTTCGGGAATTCTGCACGAGGGTAAGAAGTGCGTTTTAGGGAACGGGATGGTTATAGACCTTGAGGGGCTTTTGAATGAAATTGAGTTTGTGAAGAGAGTTGGGAAGGAGGTGGATGGGAGGATTTTTGTTAGTGAGCGTGCGCATTTAATTATGCCTTACCATAAAGAGCTTGATGCTGCATCTGAAAGGCTTAAGGGGAACAGTTCTATAGGAACTACCTTGAAGGGAATAGGACCTGCTTACAGAGATAAGGCGGGAAGGGTTGGTATAAGGATAGCTGACCTGCGAGATGAGGAAAATTTTAAAGAGAAGTTGAAATGGAATTTGAGAGAGAAGGAACTTACGCTCAAGCACGTTTACGGTTATGATGTTTCTTTCAATTTTGATGAGATTTACTCTCACGTAATGAGAACTTATGAGAAAGTGGAATCTTTCGTTTGTGATACTGTTACCCTTCTTAATAAGGCTATAGATAGAGGGGATAACGTTCTCTTTGAAGGGGCACAGGCGACGTTACTTGATATAGACGTTGGAACTTATCCTTTTGTTACTTCGTCTAATTCGTCCTCTCTTGGAATTTCATCCGGGGCAGGTATAAGTCCAAAGAAGGTAGATAAAATTTACGGAATTGCGAAGGCTTACACCACAAGGGTTGGTGGTGGTCCTTTTCCCACAGAGCTAAAGGATAGTATGGGTGAGCTTTTGAGGGCGAGAGGGCACGAATACGGCGCTACAACAGGAAGACCTCGAAGGTGCGGATGGCTTGACCTTTTCGCCTTAAAGTTTTCAAAGATGGTTAACGACCTTGACGGGCTTATTGTTACAAAGCTTGACGTCTTGGATGAATTTTCAGAGATAAAGGTTTGTGTTGGTTATGAGATTGATGGTGAGGTGATGGATTCATTCCCTTCAACGGCTAAAGAGCTTTCAAAAGTTAAGCCGATTTATGAGACGCTGCCGGGCTGGAAGGAGAAGACCACGCACATAAATAGATATGAGGATTTGCCTGAAAACGCGAGAAGGTTTATAGAGTTTATAGCCGACTACCTTGAAGTTGAGATACCTATGATTTCTACAGGTCCTCAGAGAAACGAAACTATAGAGGTTTGCAAAATCTGGTAG